Below is a window of 'Nostoc azollae' 0708 DNA.
AAGGTGCAATAATATTCGCACCTGCTTTAGCTTGGGAAACTGCGGTTTTCTTTAATAATTCTAAAGTTGGGTCATTTAAAACTCTACCAGTTAAATCACCAGTTGTTAAATAACCACAATGTCCATGACTTGTATATTCACACAAACAAGTATCAGCCAGAATAATTAAATCAGGAACAGCTTCTTTTACTGCGGTTGCTGCTTTTTGAACAATACCACAATCATGCCATGCACCTGTAGCATCTACATCCTTATCTTCAGGAATTCCAAATAAAATAATTGCGGGAATACCTAAATCATAAACTTCCTTTGCTTCTTCAACAATCTTATCTACCGAAAGTTGGTAAACACCAGGCATAGATTTTACTTCATTAGCAATACCTTCACCTGGAACAGCAAATAAAGGATAAATCAAATCATTGGTTGTTAAAACGGTTTCACGTACCATGCGGCGTAGTTGGGGATGGGTACGTAAGCGACGGGGGCGATGGGTAGGAAACATAAATAAACTGTTATCAAGGAAAGAGGAATGGACACACAAGAAAGCGTCATAAAAGCAAGGTTTTGACTTGCTCCCGTCCGACAAACTACAAACAGTGCTTAACTGTCTTTTGCCCTACTGTTGATGAAGCTGTGGGGCAATTTTGTATTTTACAACTTGGTTGACATTATTCCTATAGGAAAGTCAAAAAAAATCTTAAATATTCCTGCTGACTCATCAGAAATGTATGCTGTAATCAGAGGTAGATTAGCCTCAATTATTGCCTCAATTATTACTCTCTTGGGACTAAAAAATCCTGAC
It encodes the following:
- the hemB gene encoding porphobilinogen synthase, which translates into the protein MFPTHRPRRLRTHPQLRRMVRETVLTTNDLIYPLFAVPGEGIANEVKSMPGVYQLSVDKIVEEAKEVYDLGIPAIILFGIPEDKDVDATGAWHDCGIVQKAATAVKEAVPDLIILADTCLCEYTSHGHCGYLTTGDLTGRVLNDPTLELLKKTAVSQAKAGANIIAPSGMMDGFVQAIREALDEAGFQDIPIMSYAAKYASAYYGPFRDAADSTPQFGDRRTYQMDPGNSREAIKEIELDISEGTDMLMVKPALAYMDIIWQVKQASNLPVAAYNVSGEYAMVKAAALNGWIDEQRVVMETLTGFKRAGADLILTYHAKDAARWL